From one Streptomyces chromofuscus genomic stretch:
- the rpsI gene encoding 30S ribosomal protein S9: MAETTAEQPLEELDIDSYTTESEVPVEGEYTSESMASRFGEPQPAAGLGRRKNAIARVRIVPGSGKWKINGRTLEDYFPNKVHQQEVNEPFKVLELEGRYDVIARIAGGGVSGQAGALRLGVARALNEADVDNNRGPLKKAGFLRRDDRAVERKKAGLKKARKAPQYSKR, encoded by the coding sequence GTGGCCGAGACCACTGCCGAGCAGCCGCTCGAAGAGCTTGACATCGACAGCTACACCACCGAGTCCGAGGTTCCCGTCGAGGGCGAGTACACCTCGGAGTCCATGGCCTCCCGCTTCGGCGAGCCCCAGCCGGCCGCCGGCCTGGGCCGCCGCAAGAACGCCATTGCCCGCGTCCGGATCGTTCCGGGCTCCGGCAAGTGGAAGATCAACGGTCGCACCCTCGAGGACTACTTCCCGAACAAGGTGCACCAGCAGGAGGTCAACGAGCCCTTCAAGGTGCTCGAGCTCGAGGGCCGCTACGACGTCATCGCCCGTATCGCCGGTGGCGGCGTCTCCGGTCAGGCCGGTGCGCTCCGTCTCGGTGTCGCCCGTGCGCTGAACGAGGCCGACGTCGACAACAACCGCGGTCCGCTGAAGAAGGCGGGCTTCCTGCGCCGCGACGACCGTGCGGTCGAGCGCAAGAAGGCCGGTCTGAAGAAGGCCCGCAAGGCTCCGCAGTACAGCAAGCGCTAA
- a CDS encoding DNA-directed RNA polymerase subunit alpha produces the protein MLIAQRPSLTEEVVDEFRSRFVIEPLEPGFGYTLGNSLRRTLLSSIPGAAVTSIRIDGVLHEFTTVPGVKEDVTDLILNIKQLVVSSEHDEPVVMYLRKQGPGLVTAADIAPPAGVEVHNPDLVLATLNGKGKLEMELTVERGRGYVSAVQNKQVGQEIGRIPVDSIYSPVLKVTYKVEATRVEQRTDFDKLIVDVETKQAMRPRDAMASAGKTLVELFGLARELNIDAEGIDMGPSPTDAALAADLALPIEELELTVRSYNCLKREGIHSVGELVARSEADLLDIRNFGAKSIDEVKAKLAGMGLALKDSPPGFDPTAAADAFGADDDADAGFVETEQY, from the coding sequence ATGCTGATCGCTCAGCGTCCCTCGTTGACCGAAGAGGTCGTCGACGAGTTCCGCTCCCGGTTCGTGATCGAGCCGCTGGAGCCGGGCTTCGGCTATACCCTCGGCAACTCCCTCCGCCGGACCCTCCTCTCCTCGATCCCGGGTGCGGCGGTCACGTCCATCCGCATCGACGGCGTGCTGCACGAGTTCACCACCGTGCCGGGCGTCAAGGAGGACGTCACCGACCTGATCCTCAACATCAAGCAGCTGGTCGTCTCCTCGGAGCACGACGAGCCGGTCGTGATGTACCTGCGCAAGCAGGGCCCGGGTCTGGTCACCGCCGCCGACATCGCGCCCCCGGCCGGTGTCGAGGTGCACAACCCCGACCTCGTCCTCGCCACGCTCAACGGCAAGGGCAAGCTGGAGATGGAGCTGACGGTCGAGCGTGGCCGCGGTTACGTCTCCGCCGTGCAGAACAAGCAGGTGGGCCAGGAGATCGGCCGTATCCCGGTCGACTCCATCTACTCGCCGGTGCTCAAGGTCACGTACAAGGTCGAGGCCACGCGTGTCGAGCAGCGCACCGACTTCGACAAGCTGATCGTCGACGTCGAGACCAAGCAGGCCATGCGGCCGCGCGACGCCATGGCGTCCGCCGGTAAGACGCTGGTCGAGCTGTTCGGCCTCGCGCGTGAGCTGAACATCGACGCCGAGGGCATCGACATGGGTCCGTCCCCGACGGACGCCGCCCTCGCCGCCGACCTTGCGCTGCCGATCGAGGAGCTGGAGCTCACCGTTCGGTCGTACAACTGCCTCAAGCGTGAGGGCATCCACTCCGTGGGTGAGCTCGTCGCGCGTTCCGAGGCCGACCTGCTCGACATCCGCAACTTCGGTGCGAAGTCGATCGACGAGGTCAAGGCGAAGCTGGCCGGCATGGGCCTGGCCCTGAAGGACAGCCCGCCCGGATTCGACCCGACCGCCGCCGCCGACGCCTTCGGCGCGGACGACGACGCGGACGCCGGATTCGTGGAGACCGAGCAGTACTGA
- the rplO gene encoding 50S ribosomal protein L15 has product MAEQNPLKIHNLRPAPGAKTAKTRVGRGEASKGKTAGRGTKGTKARYQVPERFEGGQMPLHMRLPKLKGFKNPFKTEYQVVNLEKLAALYPEGGEVTVEGLVAKGAVRKNSLVKVLGQGEISVALQVTVDAVSGSAKEKITAAGGTVTELV; this is encoded by the coding sequence ATGGCGGAGCAGAACCCGCTGAAGATCCACAACCTCCGTCCCGCCCCGGGCGCCAAGACCGCCAAGACCCGTGTGGGTCGTGGTGAGGCGTCGAAGGGTAAGACGGCCGGTCGTGGTACCAAGGGCACCAAGGCCCGCTACCAGGTTCCGGAGCGCTTCGAGGGTGGCCAGATGCCGCTCCACATGCGCCTCCCGAAGCTGAAGGGCTTCAAGAACCCGTTCAAGACCGAGTACCAGGTCGTGAACCTCGAGAAGCTGGCCGCGCTCTACCCCGAGGGTGGCGAGGTCACGGTCGAGGGCCTCGTGGCCAAGGGTGCCGTGCGCAAGAACAGCCTCGTCAAGGTCCTCGGCCAGGGCGAGATCTCCGTGGCGCTGCAGGTGACGGTCGACGCCGTTTCCGGCTCCGCCAAGGAGAAGATCACCGCCGCCGGCGGTACCGTCACCGAGCTCGTCTGA
- the rplM gene encoding 50S ribosomal protein L13, with product MRTYSPKPGDVTRQWHVIDAQDVVLGRLATTAATLLRGKHKPIYAPHVDAGDFVIIINADKVHLSGNKRTQKMAYRHSGYPGGLRSVRYDELLDKNPEKAIEKAVKGMLPKNTLGRQMLTKLKVYRGANHPHAAQQPVPFEITQVAQ from the coding sequence GTGCGTACGTACAGCCCCAAGCCCGGCGATGTGACGCGCCAGTGGCACGTCATCGACGCTCAGGACGTCGTCCTGGGTCGACTCGCCACCACTGCCGCCACCCTCCTCCGGGGCAAGCACAAGCCGATCTACGCGCCGCACGTCGACGCTGGTGACTTCGTCATCATCATCAACGCCGACAAGGTGCACCTCTCCGGCAACAAGCGGACCCAGAAGATGGCGTACCGCCACTCCGGTTACCCGGGTGGTCTGCGCTCCGTCCGTTACGACGAGCTGCTCGACAAGAACCCCGAGAAGGCCATCGAGAAGGCCGTCAAGGGCATGCTCCCCAAGAACACCCTGGGCCGTCAGATGCTCACGAAGCTGAAGGTCTACCGCGGCGCGAACCACCCCCACGCTGCCCAGCAGCCGGTTCCGTTCGAGATCACCCAGGTCGCGCAGTAA
- the rpmD gene encoding 50S ribosomal protein L30, whose translation MAQLKITQVKSYIGSKQNHRDTLRSLGLKGINTVVVKEDRPEFRGMVHTVRHLVTVEEVD comes from the coding sequence ATGGCGCAGCTCAAGATCACGCAGGTCAAGTCCTACATCGGCAGCAAGCAGAACCACCGTGACACCCTGCGGTCGCTTGGTCTCAAGGGGATCAACACCGTGGTCGTCAAGGAGGACCGCCCCGAGTTCCGCGGCATGGTGCACACCGTCCGCCACCTCGTGACGGTCGAGGAGGTCGACTGA
- the map gene encoding type I methionyl aminopeptidase: MVQIKSPEQIAKMREAGLVVAAIHAATRAAAVPGASTKDLDEVARKVLAEHGAKSNFLGYGGFPATICTSVNEVVVHGIPSEDVVLKDGDVISVDAGAIVDGWHGDAAYTAFVGSGHAPELLELSRVTEESMWAGIAAVKQGNRLVDISRAIETYIRRQPKPGGGRYGIIEDYGGHGIGTEMHMDPHLLNYVDRRRGKGPKLVPGFCLAIEPMVSLGTPKTQVLRDDWTVITTDRTWSSHWEHSVALTEQGPLVLTAPDGGRAKLAEYGVTTAPDPLA; this comes from the coding sequence ATGGTGCAGATCAAGAGTCCCGAGCAGATCGCCAAGATGCGTGAGGCCGGGTTGGTCGTCGCCGCCATCCACGCGGCCACGCGTGCGGCCGCGGTGCCCGGGGCCAGTACGAAGGATCTGGACGAGGTCGCGCGGAAGGTGCTCGCGGAGCACGGGGCGAAGTCGAACTTCCTGGGGTACGGCGGTTTCCCCGCGACGATCTGCACCTCGGTCAACGAGGTCGTCGTCCACGGCATCCCCTCCGAGGACGTCGTGCTGAAGGACGGGGACGTCATCTCCGTCGACGCCGGCGCGATCGTCGACGGCTGGCACGGCGACGCCGCCTACACGGCCTTCGTCGGCTCCGGTCACGCCCCTGAGCTGCTCGAGCTCTCCCGGGTGACCGAGGAGTCGATGTGGGCGGGCATCGCGGCCGTGAAGCAGGGCAATCGGCTCGTCGACATCTCCCGGGCCATCGAGACGTACATCCGCCGCCAGCCGAAGCCCGGCGGCGGCCGCTACGGGATCATCGAGGACTACGGCGGCCACGGCATCGGCACCGAGATGCACATGGACCCGCACCTGCTGAACTACGTCGACCGGCGCCGGGGCAAGGGCCCGAAGCTGGTGCCCGGTTTCTGCCTCGCCATCGAGCCGATGGTGTCGCTGGGCACGCCGAAGACCCAGGTCCTCCGGGACGACTGGACGGTGATCACCACCGACCGCACGTGGTCGTCGCACTGGGAGCACTCGGTGGCGTTGACCGAGCAGGGGCCCCTGGTGCTGACGGCTCCGGACGGCGGCAGGGCGAAGCTGGCGGAGTACGGCGTGACGACGGCCCCCGACCCCCTCGCCTGA
- the glmM gene encoding phosphoglucosamine mutase, with the protein MGRLFGTDGVRGVANADLTAEMALGLSVAAAHVLAEAGTFAGHRPTAVVGRDPRASGEFLEAAVVAGLASAGVDVLRVGVLPTPAVAYLTGALGADLGVMLSASHNAMPDNGIKFFARGGHKLPDDIEDRIESVYEEHRRGEPWERPTGSGVGRVRDYEEGSDQYVAHLVGVLPNRLDGLKIVLDEAHGAAARVSPEAFARAGAEVVTIGAEPDGLNINDGCGSTHLEQLKAAVVEHGADFGVAHDGDADRCLAVDHTGAEVDGDQILAVLALAMRERSALRSGTVVATVMSNLGFKLAMEREGIQLVQTAVGDRYVLEEMKEHGYALGGEQSGHVIILDHATTGDGTLTGLLLAARVAQSGRSLRELAGVMERLPQVLINVPDVDKSRVGTSADLAAAVAEAERELGATGRVLLRPSGTEPLVRVMVEAADIDQARSVAGRLADAVKSALG; encoded by the coding sequence GTGGGACGACTCTTCGGCACGGACGGCGTACGCGGTGTCGCCAACGCGGATCTGACGGCCGAGATGGCGCTCGGTCTGTCCGTAGCGGCGGCCCACGTGCTGGCCGAGGCGGGCACCTTCGCGGGCCACCGCCCGACGGCGGTGGTGGGGCGTGACCCGCGCGCGTCCGGGGAGTTCCTGGAAGCCGCAGTGGTCGCGGGTCTTGCCAGCGCGGGCGTGGACGTCCTGCGCGTCGGCGTGCTGCCGACGCCGGCAGTGGCGTATCTCACCGGCGCCCTGGGGGCGGACCTCGGTGTCATGCTCTCCGCCAGCCACAACGCCATGCCGGACAACGGCATCAAGTTCTTCGCGCGGGGCGGGCACAAGCTGCCGGACGACATCGAGGACCGGATCGAGTCCGTGTACGAGGAGCACCGGCGCGGTGAGCCCTGGGAGCGGCCGACCGGTTCCGGAGTGGGTCGCGTCCGCGACTACGAGGAGGGCTCCGACCAGTACGTCGCCCACCTCGTCGGCGTCCTGCCGAACCGGCTCGACGGGCTGAAGATCGTCCTGGACGAGGCGCACGGCGCGGCGGCGCGGGTGTCGCCGGAGGCCTTCGCGCGGGCCGGGGCCGAGGTCGTCACGATCGGGGCCGAGCCGGACGGGCTGAACATCAACGACGGGTGCGGGTCGACGCACCTGGAGCAGCTGAAGGCCGCGGTCGTCGAACACGGGGCCGACTTCGGCGTCGCGCACGACGGGGACGCGGACCGGTGCCTCGCCGTGGACCACACCGGTGCGGAGGTGGACGGCGACCAGATCCTGGCCGTGCTCGCGCTGGCGATGCGGGAGCGTTCCGCACTGCGCTCCGGCACCGTTGTCGCGACCGTGATGTCGAATCTCGGCTTCAAGCTCGCCATGGAGCGCGAGGGGATCCAGCTGGTCCAGACGGCGGTCGGCGACCGGTACGTGCTGGAGGAGATGAAGGAGCACGGGTACGCCCTCGGCGGCGAGCAGTCCGGCCACGTGATCATCCTCGACCACGCGACGACCGGGGACGGCACGCTCACCGGGCTGCTGCTGGCGGCGCGGGTCGCGCAGAGCGGGCGCTCGCTGCGGGAGCTGGCCGGTGTGATGGAGCGGCTGCCGCAGGTGCTGATCAACGTTCCGGACGTGGACAAGTCCCGGGTCGGGACGTCCGCGGACCTGGCGGCCGCTGTCGCCGAGGCGGAGCGGGAGCTGGGGGCCACCGGGCGGGTGCTGCTGCGGCCGTCCGGGACCGAGCCGCTCGTGCGCGTGATGGTCGAGGCCGCGGACATCGATCAGGCCCGGTCGGTGGCGGGGCGGCTGGCTGACGCCGTGAAGTCGGCGTTGGGTTAG
- the rpmJ gene encoding 50S ribosomal protein L36: MKVKPSVKKICDKCRVIRRHGRVMVICDNPRHKQRQG; the protein is encoded by the coding sequence ATGAAGGTCAAGCCGAGCGTCAAGAAGATCTGCGACAAGTGCAGGGTGATCCGCCGTCACGGCCGGGTCATGGTCATCTGCGACAACCCGCGCCACAAGCAGCGCCAGGGCTGA
- a CDS encoding DUF389 domain-containing protein codes for MLHLRVITPSDKTDAVIRLIETTVGTAHLCVLAGAARNPAGDVVTCDVAREAGDELISALQELGLDTTGAIAVENIDLSLSTRAQRAEEEAPGEAADAVLWEHLTDATHEESALSITYLAFITLATMIAACGVVLDNAILIVGAMAVGPEFGPLAGISTAMVQRRPRLALRSLVALLVGFAVAMAVTVAFSLFMDAVGLFTEQKLEGDRPQTGFVYAPDWFSFVVAVLAGAAGTLSLTSAKSGALVGVAISVTTVPAAANAAVAFSYGDTEQTVGSTEQLLLNLLGIMLAGTLTLLAQKWFWSTRRMSRKKAA; via the coding sequence ATGCTGCATCTCCGGGTGATCACACCGTCCGACAAGACCGACGCCGTGATCCGCTTGATCGAGACGACCGTCGGCACCGCCCACCTGTGCGTGCTCGCGGGCGCCGCCCGCAACCCGGCCGGGGACGTGGTGACATGCGACGTGGCCCGCGAGGCGGGCGACGAACTCATCAGCGCCCTGCAGGAACTGGGTCTCGACACGACCGGCGCGATCGCCGTCGAGAACATCGACCTGTCGCTGTCCACCCGCGCCCAGCGGGCCGAGGAGGAGGCCCCGGGCGAGGCCGCGGACGCGGTGCTGTGGGAACACCTGACCGACGCGACGCACGAGGAGTCGGCCCTCTCGATCACGTACCTCGCGTTCATCACGCTGGCCACGATGATCGCGGCCTGCGGTGTCGTCCTCGACAACGCGATCCTGATCGTGGGCGCGATGGCGGTCGGCCCGGAGTTCGGCCCGCTGGCGGGCATCTCCACCGCGATGGTGCAGCGCCGGCCCCGCCTCGCGCTGCGCTCCCTGGTCGCGCTGCTGGTGGGCTTCGCGGTGGCGATGGCGGTGACGGTGGCCTTCAGCCTCTTCATGGACGCCGTGGGCCTGTTCACGGAACAGAAGCTGGAGGGCGACCGGCCGCAGACCGGCTTCGTCTACGCCCCCGACTGGTTCTCCTTCGTGGTGGCGGTGCTGGCGGGCGCCGCCGGCACGCTGTCCCTGACGTCCGCCAAGTCCGGCGCCCTGGTGGGCGTCGCCATCTCCGTCACGACCGTCCCGGCCGCCGCCAACGCGGCGGTCGCCTTCAGCTACGGCGACACGGAACAGACCGTCGGCTCCACCGAACAGCTGCTGCTCAACCTGCTGGGCATCATGCTCGCCGGCACGCTCACCCTGCTGGCCCAGAAGTGGTTCTGGTCCACACGGCGAATGAGCCGCAAGAAAGCCGCCTAG
- the rpsM gene encoding 30S ribosomal protein S13: MARVSGVDIPREKRVEIALTYVFGIGRTLSQQTLAATGIDPNTRVRDLSEEQLVAIREYVDNNIKTEGDLRREIQADIRRKVEIGTYQGLRHRRGLPVRGQRTSTNARTRKGPRRAIAGKKKPGKK; encoded by the coding sequence ATGGCACGCGTTTCCGGTGTCGACATCCCGCGCGAAAAGCGCGTGGAGATCGCCCTCACGTACGTGTTCGGCATCGGCCGGACTCTCTCGCAGCAGACGCTGGCTGCCACGGGCATCGACCCGAACACCCGCGTCCGTGACCTCAGCGAAGAGCAGCTGGTCGCGATCCGCGAGTACGTCGACAACAACATCAAGACCGAGGGTGACCTCCGTCGCGAGATCCAGGCCGACATCCGCCGCAAGGTCGAGATCGGTACCTACCAGGGTCTCCGTCACCGTCGTGGTCTGCCCGTCCGCGGTCAGCGCACCAGCACGAACGCCCGTACCCGCAAGGGCCCGCGTCGCGCCATCGCCGGCAAGAAGAAGCCGGGCAAGAAGTAG
- the infA gene encoding translation initiation factor IF-1, which yields MAKKQGAIEIEGTVVESLPNAMFKVELQNGHQVLAHISGKMRMHYIRILPDDRVVVELSPYDLTRGRIVYRYK from the coding sequence GTGGCCAAGAAGCAAGGTGCCATCGAGATCGAGGGCACTGTCGTCGAGTCTCTTCCGAACGCCATGTTCAAGGTCGAGCTCCAGAACGGCCACCAGGTCCTGGCACACATCAGCGGCAAGATGCGTATGCACTACATCCGCATCCTCCCTGACGACCGGGTCGTGGTGGAGCTGTCTCCGTACGACCTGACGCGTGGCCGGATCGTCTACCGGTACAAGTAG
- a CDS encoding adenylate kinase yields MRIVLVGPPGAGKGTQATRLAEKLSIPHISTGDLFRANISRQTELGKLAKSYMDAGNLVPDEVTIAMAKDRMEQPDAANGFLLDGFPRNVSQAEALDELLRTEGIQLDAVLDLEAPEDEVVKRIAGRRICRKDSAHVFHVTYSAPKQQGVCDVCGGELYQRDDDSEETVRKRLEVYHTQTEPIIDYYKAQGLVVTISAMGAVSEVTGRALEALKREDYAE; encoded by the coding sequence ATGCGAATCGTCCTCGTCGGGCCGCCGGGCGCCGGTAAGGGTACGCAGGCCACGCGCCTTGCCGAGAAGCTGTCGATCCCGCACATCTCCACGGGCGACCTGTTCCGCGCCAACATCAGTCGGCAGACGGAGCTCGGCAAGCTGGCGAAGTCGTACATGGACGCCGGCAACCTGGTGCCGGACGAGGTCACCATCGCCATGGCGAAGGACCGTATGGAGCAGCCGGACGCCGCGAACGGCTTCCTGCTGGACGGCTTCCCGCGCAACGTCTCGCAGGCCGAGGCGCTGGACGAGCTGCTGCGGACCGAGGGCATCCAGCTGGACGCGGTGCTGGACCTGGAGGCCCCCGAGGACGAGGTCGTCAAGCGGATCGCCGGTCGGCGGATCTGCCGCAAGGACTCGGCGCACGTGTTCCACGTGACGTACAGCGCGCCGAAGCAGCAGGGCGTCTGCGACGTCTGCGGCGGTGAGCTGTACCAGCGCGACGACGACTCCGAGGAGACGGTGCGCAAGCGGCTGGAGGTCTACCACACGCAGACCGAGCCGATCATCGACTACTACAAGGCCCAGGGGCTCGTCGTGACCATCTCCGCGATGGGTGCGGTGAGCGAGGTCACGGGCCGGGCGCTGGAGGCGCTCAAGCGCGAGGACTACGCCGAGTAG
- the rpsK gene encoding 30S ribosomal protein S11 yields the protein MPPKGRQGAAKKVRRKEKKNVAHGHAHIKSTFNNTIVSITDPSGNVISWASAGHVGFKGSRKSTPFAAQMAAESAARRAQEHGMRKVDVFVKGPGSGRETAIRSLQATGLEVGSIQDVTPTPHNGCRPPKRRRV from the coding sequence ATGCCCCCCAAGGGACGTCAGGGCGCTGCCAAGAAGGTGCGCCGCAAGGAAAAGAAGAACGTCGCTCACGGCCACGCGCACATCAAGAGCACGTTCAACAACACGATCGTCTCCATCACGGACCCGTCCGGCAACGTGATCTCCTGGGCCTCCGCCGGCCACGTCGGCTTCAAGGGCTCCCGGAAGTCCACGCCGTTCGCCGCGCAGATGGCCGCCGAGTCGGCCGCCCGCCGCGCCCAGGAGCACGGCATGCGCAAGGTCGACGTGTTCGTCAAGGGCCCGGGTTCCGGTCGTGAGACCGCCATCCGTTCGCTCCAGGCGACCGGTCTCGAGGTGGGCTCCATCCAGGACGTCACCCCGACCCCGCACAACGGCTGCCGTCCGCCCAAGCGCCGCCGCGTCTGA
- the rplQ gene encoding 50S ribosomal protein L17 has translation MPKPTKGARLGGSAAHEKLLLANLAKSLFEHGKITTTEAKARRLRPYAERLITKAKKGDLHNRRQVLQVITDKGVVHTLFTEIGPRYENRPGGYTRITKIGNRRGDNAPMAVIELVEALTVAQQATGEAEAATKRAAKDAEAAEAAEAKVDTTKAEDAAEAPAEESKDA, from the coding sequence ATGCCGAAGCCCACCAAGGGTGCCCGTCTGGGCGGCAGCGCCGCGCACGAGAAGCTGCTCCTCGCGAACCTCGCGAAGTCGCTCTTCGAGCACGGCAAGATCACCACGACCGAGGCGAAGGCCCGCCGCCTGCGCCCGTACGCCGAGCGTCTGATCACCAAGGCGAAGAAGGGCGACCTTCACAACCGCCGTCAGGTGCTCCAGGTCATCACGGACAAGGGCGTCGTCCACACGCTCTTCACCGAGATCGGCCCGCGCTACGAGAACCGTCCGGGTGGCTACACCCGCATCACCAAGATCGGCAACCGCCGTGGCGACAACGCGCCCATGGCTGTCATCGAGCTGGTCGAGGCGCTGACGGTCGCGCAGCAGGCGACGGGTGAGGCCGAGGCCGCGACGAAGCGTGCCGCCAAGGACGCGGAGGCCGCCGAGGCTGCTGAGGCCAAGGTCGACACGACCAAGGCCGAGGACGCCGCCGAGGCTCCGGCCGAGGAGTCGAAGGACGCCTGA
- the secY gene encoding preprotein translocase subunit SecY — protein sequence MLTAFARAFKTPDLRKKLLFTLGIIVVYRIGTHIPIPGVDYQNVQTCIDVAKGNQGLFGLVNMFSGGALLQITIFALGIMPYITASIILQLLTVVIPRLEALKKEGQAGTAKITQYTRYLTVALAILQGTGLVATARSGALFSGCPVAGQIVPDQSIFVTITMVIVMTAGTAVVMWLGELITDRGIGNGMSILMFISIAATFPAALWAIKEQGSLADGWIEFGTVILVGLFMVGLVVFVEQAQRRIPVQYAKRMIGRRAYGGTSTYIPLKVNQAGVIPVIFASSLLYIPALIAQFSSGSSSWKTWIEAHLVQGDDPIYIALYFLLIVFFAFFYVAISFNPEEVADNMKKYGGFIPGIRAGRPTAEYLSYVLNRITWPGSLYLGLIALVPTMALVGFGANQNFPFGGTSILIIVGVGLETVKQIESQLQQRNYEGFLR from the coding sequence GTGCTCACCGCGTTCGCCCGGGCGTTCAAGACGCCCGACCTGCGCAAGAAGCTGCTCTTCACGCTCGGCATCATCGTGGTGTACCGGATCGGCACGCACATCCCGATTCCGGGCGTCGACTACCAGAACGTCCAGACCTGTATCGACGTTGCCAAGGGCAACCAGGGTCTGTTCGGTCTGGTCAACATGTTCAGCGGCGGCGCCCTGCTCCAGATCACGATCTTCGCGCTCGGCATCATGCCGTACATCACCGCGAGCATCATCCTGCAACTCCTGACGGTGGTGATCCCGCGCCTCGAAGCCCTCAAGAAGGAGGGCCAGGCCGGTACGGCGAAGATCACGCAGTACACCCGCTACCTGACCGTGGCGCTCGCCATCCTCCAGGGCACCGGCCTCGTCGCCACCGCCCGCAGCGGCGCCCTCTTCTCCGGCTGCCCGGTGGCCGGCCAGATCGTCCCGGACCAGTCGATCTTCGTCACCATCACCATGGTCATCGTGATGACCGCCGGTACGGCCGTCGTGATGTGGCTCGGCGAGCTCATCACCGACCGCGGCATCGGCAACGGCATGTCGATCCTGATGTTCATCTCGATCGCCGCGACCTTCCCGGCCGCCCTGTGGGCCATCAAGGAGCAGGGCAGCCTGGCCGACGGCTGGATCGAGTTCGGCACGGTCATCCTCGTCGGCCTGTTCATGGTCGGCCTGGTGGTCTTCGTCGAGCAGGCCCAGCGCCGTATTCCGGTGCAGTACGCCAAGCGCATGATCGGCCGTCGTGCCTACGGCGGTACGTCCACGTACATTCCGCTCAAGGTGAACCAGGCGGGTGTGATCCCCGTCATCTTCGCCTCGTCGCTGCTCTACATCCCGGCACTGATCGCGCAGTTCTCCAGTGGTAGCTCGAGCTGGAAGACCTGGATCGAGGCCCATCTCGTCCAGGGCGACGATCCGATTTACATCGCTCTGTACTTCTTGCTCATTGTCTTCTTCGCGTTCTTCTACGTGGCGATCTCCTTCAACCCCGAGGAAGTCGCGGACAACATGAAGAAGTATGGTGGCTTCATCCCGGGCATCCGGGCTGGCCGACCGACCGCTGAGTACCTGAGCTACGTACTCAACCGGATCACCTGGCCGGGTTCGCTGTACCTGGGTCTGATCGCTCTCGTTCCGACAATGGCGTTGGTTGGTTTCGGGGCAAACCAGAACTTCCCGTTCGGCGGTACCAGCATCCTGATCATCGTGGGTGTCGGTCTCGAGACGGTGAAGCAGATCGAGAGCCAGCTCCAGCAGCGCAATTACGAAGGGTTCCTCCGCTGA
- the truA gene encoding tRNA pseudouridine(38-40) synthase TruA yields the protein MSDEAAPGYVRVRLDLSYDGGDFHGWAKQAGGKRTVQGEIEDALRTVTRSRETYELTVAGRTDAGVHARGQVAHVDLPREVWAEQNGKLLKRLAGRLPRDVRVWALREAPVGFNARFSAVWRRYAYRVTDNPGGVDPLLRGHVLWHDWPLDVDAMNEAARRLLGEHDFAAYCKKREGATTIRTLQELSLVRGDDGIVTATVRADAFCHNMVRSLIGALLFVGDGHRPPDWPGKVLAAGVRDSAVHVVRPHGLTLEEVGYPADDRLAARNKEARNRRSLPTAGCC from the coding sequence GTGAGTGATGAAGCAGCGCCCGGTTACGTGCGTGTCCGTCTCGACCTGTCGTACGACGGGGGCGACTTCCACGGCTGGGCCAAGCAGGCCGGTGGGAAGCGGACCGTGCAGGGTGAGATCGAGGACGCGCTGCGGACGGTGACCCGGTCCCGGGAGACCTATGAGCTGACGGTCGCGGGGCGGACCGACGCCGGGGTGCACGCGCGGGGCCAGGTCGCGCATGTCGATCTGCCGCGGGAGGTATGGGCGGAGCAGAACGGGAAGCTGCTCAAGCGGCTCGCCGGGCGGCTGCCCAGGGACGTGCGGGTGTGGGCCCTGCGGGAGGCTCCGGTCGGCTTCAACGCGCGCTTCTCGGCGGTCTGGCGGCGGTACGCCTACCGCGTCACCGACAACCCCGGCGGGGTCGACCCGCTGCTGCGGGGCCACGTGCTCTGGCACGACTGGCCGCTCGACGTCGACGCGATGAACGAGGCGGCCCGACGGCTCCTGGGGGAGCACGACTTCGCCGCCTACTGCAAGAAGCGGGAGGGCGCCACGACCATCCGGACGCTGCAGGAACTGAGCCTCGTGCGCGGCGATGACGGCATCGTCACCGCGACCGTGCGGGCCGACGCCTTCTGCCACAACATGGTGCGCTCGCTGATCGGCGCGCTGCTGTTCGTGGGGGACGGGCACCGCCCGCCGGACTGGCCGGGCAAGGTGCTCGCCGCCGGCGTACGGGACTCGGCGGTGCATGTCGTACGGCCGCACGGGCTGACGCTCGAGGAGGTCGGCTACCCGGCGGACGACCGGCTGGCCGCGCGCAACAAGGAGGCCCGTAACAGGCGGTCGCTGCCGACCGCGGGCTGCTGCTGA